GATGTGCTTGAATGAGAAGAGAACAAAGTCAAACCAAGATttaattctccccccccccctcccccacataaTTTGCAGCTAGGCAAACTATAACTAGATTACACGCATCTGTTTACATCCAGGATTTCTCATCTACATGtggaatattaattaaaaatgcaaacaaacagaaatatattttacCAAGTCTGTCAGCACAAGGCAGGATTAATATCCCCAGTAATCGATATTGTCCGAGTCTTTTCGTCAGTAACTTACTCTATGGTTCCCTGTCCAGATTTCTGAAGGAAATGACGATAAACAGTTGGTTCCTCTCGTTTCCACACCCCGCGACTTGCTTCGAGCAGAACGGCCGTAGTTTCGGTATCAGTCTCTTTCGTCTCTCCTCTCTGGCTGGGACCACAAACCTTCCGCTGCACCAGTCCCCTGGCACTTAGCCCGCTCTTCCGCCCGTTGCTTCCCTCACTCCGCCCAGCTCTCCCCTTTGCTCTTTCCTTTGGCTCCGCCCTACACGTACGACCATCTGGCGCCGACTGCGAGTCACCAGTAACTAGGGGGAAGCAAACGTTATGGACAAATCGAGAGATTGCAGCAAATTCAAGGACTCCAgactgttcatgtgccttttTCCTCAGATTTGACGAAATTAATCATACAAGGGCAAGACCTGAAAGTGAGATCAACTTCAATAGCTGTTTTATGGGCCGCACAcacacaatgagctgaatggtttcctttctGTTCCATAATTTTCCTTGATTGATTTTCCTTATTTTTCCCCACCAAAGTACATCACTCCACCCCGCCACTCTTCCTCaaattctgaggaagggtccctgacccgaagcattaactggtttctctttccacagatgttgcttgacaggctgagttcttgcagtacttctgtttttgtttcaggttccagGATCCCCAATtgtatttattttccattgttttatATGACACCATATTTCTCTTAATTAAACTTATTTTGCCATGTATCTCCCCGTTTTGTCTTTCTAAAGTTTGTTGTTGTCCTATATTATACTCTGGCCACTTATGGTTCCAGGCTTCTGGTCCCCGGCTTCATAGCAAATCACATTCTTTGCCCATCCCACATAATTTGCAGCTaaggaatttttttaaacagaaggaTACACAATAGCCAATTTATTCACAGTAAACTCCAATAGTTTGGAAAGCCCTCTACTATTTGGCAGTACTTTCCACATGGCCAACTCCTGCCTGCAAGTAGACTAACTTTCTTCTTGGCCACATAAAtccggagtggaagcaagtcagcctTGATCCCCAGGGACTGGCTTAAGAAGAGAACTGCAAACTTTGATTATACGTCAAAACTTTTGAAGTTTAACCGTCTTTGAAGATGCCATTAGGTTCATACCATTGAGAGCATCCAAAATAAAGAGGACGATTTATTTTGTGTGTGCTTTCTATAACAAAAAAATATAACAAAAACTTTTTCCTCTAATTACTTGGCTTCCCTCGGGTTTCCGTTTGATTGGATAATTCCTTGCTTTTTGCAGAGTCTCCCGATCGACCTATCTGTCGTCTCGACGCCGCGCAGACGCGTCAGTTTCCGTGTTGTGCAGCGGTCTGAGTGTCCCAAGCAGGGCGAACCAGGACAGTGAGAACAACCAGGACAGTGAGAACAACCAGGACAGTGAGAACAACCAGGACAGTGAGAACAACCAGGACAGTGAGAACAACCAGGACAGTGAGAACAACCAGGACAGTGAGAACAACCAGGACAGTGAGAACAACCAGGACAGTGAGAACAACCAGGACAGTGAGAACAACCAGCTCAGGTCAGCTATCCTCAATCTTGTGTTTGGTTCGGTTTTAAAGATCGATTCTTGGATTATTTCCAGGCTTATTGTTTAATCGACTTTCGAGGAGTTGGCACGACGTGACAATGAAAATTTCAAGCCTGTACGGTAGTAAATTCTCGTACTGGTATGTGGTGTGTAGCATAAATGCTGTCGATAATGATGTTTATTAAAATTGTCCCAAAAATGAGTAAATGTAAGATggtgtgtttaaaacaaaagtacggcggatgctggaaaatggaaacaaaaacagaaagtaccgGAATCATTCGGTGGATGAATTAGCAAAGAGTGGTAGACGTAACGTTTCAGGTTTATGGGTTTCGACAGAACTGCAAGAAATAGGATCGGATAAAGTTAATGCAGTTGGGTTCCATGTACGAATATCGGAAAAAGTGTTTGATAACGTTTCACAATGTGTTGTGAATAAGATTCAAGGCCATGGGAAACACGAAATAGCAAGTGGAATGGATACAACATTGGCCAAGGGACAGAATGCAGAAATTGGTGGTGAATTGATTTTCAGACAGGAGGGAAGTGGATTGTGGCATTACCCACAGGTCAGTATTAGTACCTTCATCTCACAGCAGAACGGTCTGAGGGTCCTCTGCCTCTTCCcagaacagaggcccaaccagttcccttaAAGCAACACACCGAATTACCTGgttgaacttgtcctcacattgaacaacttctccttcaactccactctctCCAGATCAAAGATGTAGCTATTAGAACTTTCAATGGGTCCAAGCTGCAACTGTCTTTTTGGGGGATATGTGGAAATGTCCTTCAGTCCTGCTCAGACCCCTTCCTCAATTCTTTTTCTGGTACATAGATGACTGTATTGGTGCAGCTTCCCACACTTGTACTGAATTTGGAAAATGTCATTACATTTGTTACCAGTTTTCAccttgctctcaccttcacatggtccttttcattttttaaatctctctctccccatctcggGATAGGTTAATAACAAACATCCATCACAAGTCCAGACTCCCAGAGCTATCTTGACTATATGGCTTTCAGTAATGACTCCATTCTGTTCTCCCAGTTCTTCTGTCACCATTGTGTCTGCACTGATGACAAGACTTTTGAGATGCCTTGATGTCTGAGatgccttccttcttcctgaactgtggcttcccctttaCATAATAGGCACTTGGCTGTATCCCATCTATTTCCTGCAACAGTTTTCAGCCCCTGTTCCCTGACAGAACAAGGGTAGAGTTCTCTTGGTcttcactttccaccccaccaccttctgccttcaaTGAATTATCCCATTGCAATTTCCACTGACTTCAATAACAttccaccactggtcacatcttcccctcctttaCACTTTCAGCATTCCAATGGGTTTGTTCCCtacacaactctctggtctgctttTTCATCTCTATTACTGCTCTCCTCCTTGCAGCACTTTTCCATGAACCACAAAAAATTCAACACCTGTCCTCttacctcttcccaccatccagggacacaaacagttcTTTTAAATGACTTTTTCCCCCCCACTATTCTGGTGTACTGCATACGgtcttcacaatgtggtctcctgtgttggagaaaccaaacgctgACTGAATGACCacttgtggagcacctgcattcagtgcaCGGAGGTAACCTAGAGCTTTCTGTTGccttccactttaattctccatcccacttccactctgaccaatTTCTCTACAGCCTCCTGAACTAATATAACAAGGCCCAAGGTAAGCCTGAGGAATAGaacctcaccttctgtctgggcGGCCTTGCAGACTCCATTAAAATCAATAATTATGGATGATGCACTTTGTTTGTAGCAGAACTGATTCGCCATCTGTAATATGAACTCAGGTTCTCTCTCTCCGCTAACACCACCTACTTTGGATGTTCCTTGTCCCTAACTTTACATGTACCCAACTACCTGCCTAACGTGTGGCAGAGTTTGCAGATCCAAAATAGGACCCTTCAGCCACTTTAGAACCCAGAGAATTGCAGTGGTAGCAAGTCGTCCTTGACCTGAGGGACAGCATAGGAGGTTTgcaaaggagatggcagatgaatgagcTGTGCAAAAACATGAAAGAGTTTATTGAGTATTGATCAACTAATATGTGAATAGTTAAATGATAAATCTGGACATTATTCAAAATATGCCAGGTTGGTAATACCATAGGAATTAGATCAGGAGAATTAAAATTGATTAGGAAAATTGTATCAAATAATCCACCAGGTAAGATAACTGAAGGTTGCCTATTAGATGTATGTTATGAGTGAGAAGACAGATTTGAAGgctctcaaaagcaaggactctgaacacagtctggcaggaaaggattttctttacaagggaaaagcatgggaaaacagtaacaggaataacacacacaatCAGTTTATAGCAAGCATGGGAAAAATCACACCAGGGATAAActacacacacaatgaactaggtacatacaatcaaggaaaagcaatacaatacccaccaccccttgactcagtgcaggcacagctctatactactagggacactaactaaaacactcccaacctttaaacagtgcacacctcaccaatgatttctccagtgctGTTCCACAGTACTCAGCCTAGAGTGAAGCAGggcaaagagaaagagccaagcacatgaggcgccctttatagtgctggagggctggggggtccagcccaggtaatttacagggggccaatggtcaggtgtgcgttgatgagtggggtggagccagaccttgatttgcagtggtgtgtcttccgactaggtagtgggcagtgctgtcacgtgacagccacaacaCTCCACAATACAATGTATTAAATTCACATGCTTATAACTGTTTAGCCATATTTTCGTAACTTCTTGCTTTGCATCAAACACTTTTTTGTGTCCACTACTAAAGTGTCATTCATCTATGTGCCAAAATATGTCAGTGGCTaaaatgaatatttgaaaatCATACATTTAAACAGCATCTTATCATGTGCAAGGAAGATTCCAATGCTTATCATGtacaattaattattttgaagtcTGAATTCCTTTGACTTCATAGGCAACATGACTGCTTTTCTGATATGGCAAGACACTAttaatgattaattttttttgaaggtgCTTGCTCTGGGAGGAATGTGAGCAGTGATAAGAGAGAAAACTAACATTCTATTATATTTTGATCTACCAACAAGGGATTAAAAAGTAGTTTGAATAATAATTAGCAAAGAGAAATGTGTAGGCAGGTGAGCTACTGCTCATTAAGCAATAAATACCTTGTATTAAGCATGTTGGCCCAAGTAATTTATTCAAGCATGTTTCACCTGTTGTTTTTCTGCACTCTTGATAGATTATATTGTTGGAACCATCATTTGCAGCATAACAAATGCAACGTGTACATCTCCAAGTAAAGTAACTTGCCGTAAAATCGGTTAATGAACGTAAGAATTATGTGTAAGGAATTTCCCTCAGCAACCTTCAGTTACGTGTGAATGGAGATTGTTTTCATCCTGTGGCTTTGAATGGAAATGACTGCACTGTGGTACCAAATTAAATCTTGGCAGCTGCCTGAAAATGAACCAGACTCTTTGCAAATATGGTATCAGATTAATCCTGGAATGGATTTTGACCACATACCTGTACTAAGATGCCTATTTCCACTTCCCTAGCATCACCTGACTTCAATGCTGTTTGACCCATCTGCTACTGAACTTTTCATCCACACCTTTATCACCTCTTGTTGTACCTTCTGTATCTTGAAGTCATGTGAAACTGCTGCCCCATATCCATATTCATACCGAGTCCTGGTTATCCACAATCTCTCTATTTGCGAACGTACATTAATAATGTCTTGATCTTAAACCTCTCACTGGaaaatagaaaaataggagcaggagtagactatttgTATGTTTGAGCCTGCTTGgccattcaataccatcattgCTGATCGTCTATCTCAATGCactattcctgctctctctccataacccttttGTGTATAGGAATCTATTctaatgctcctcatacgttgttaaccctttcatccccgtgATCATTatcgtaaacttcctctggaccccctccaacggcagcacatccttccttgggtgtgtggtccaaaactgctcacaatgctccaaatgtggtctgaccaacgccttataaagcctcagcattacatcctagcttttatgttctagtcctctcaaaatgaatgctaacattgcatttgccttccttactatcgactcaacctgcaagttaacctttagggaatcctgtgcTAGGACtcgcaagtccctttgcacctctgatttctgaattctctccctgtttagtaAATAGtgtacacctttattccttcttccaaaatgcatgaccatacacttccctatactgtattccatctgccacttctttgcccattctcccaacctgtccaagtccttctgcagactccctgcttcctcaacacttcctgcccctccacgtatctttgtatcatctgcaaacttggccacaaagccctcaattccctcaaCCAGATCATTatcatataatgtgaaaagtagtggacccaacaccaacccctgcggaacaccactagtcaccggcagtcaaccagaaaaggccccctttattcccactctttgccttctgccagtcagccaatcttctatccatgctcgtacctttcctgtaataccatgagctcctatcttgtttagcagcctcgtgcggcaccttgtcaaaggctttagaTCCCTTTGTGCATTGACACTTTTAACTAACATATCATCATacatcctgatgcaaggtctcaacccaaaatgctgacaattgctttcctccctcagatgctgcacTTTCATGTCATCACCAaacttcatccaaattattggtGCCCACTAATCACTATCTGCCACTCTGAAAAAGACCTGTTGATACCTGCTCTGGTTTTCTGTCGACCAGTTTTCTATGTGTTGTTATTACCCTCAGTCTCTTGTGATCTTTAAACTCATTGCTGTGTACTGCACTTTATTGGTGCAATTGGCTGCCTTGCTTTCCCAAGTAACAATAGTGAGTGTTTTTACTGTGAATTGCTAGGAAGCTGAAATATGCTGCATAAACGCAAATCTGTTCCATTTCATATTCTTGAATTCCATTTCACTACCCAGAACTGCTTATTTGTCTCCAGTTGGTTGCTTTCGCTACCTGTGGAGACTTTACCCAAGGCTCTTCAGCATTGCTAAGAGTTATACATTTGCTGTGATATCTGATTAGTTTTCTTCAGTTTATGGttgccccctccctttcccttttctttttctCAACGTTTCCATCAGCTGTCACATTTGGCTGGTCTTGGGATCTTGGATTTGAACTTGAATATCAAAAGTAAAATGAACAATGTTGCAAATTTATTGCACAAAGTACCTGAACATGTAAATTTGCATATGTTCTGTGAGgtgatctttattttaaaaattgtgcattATATTACAGAAATGGATAAATTAGTGAACTGTCTGTATAGAAAACCTGAAGCTCTCTTCAGACTTATCTGCTTTCCCTGGGCTGGAGGTGGATCCATACATTATGCCCAGTGGGGAAAACTCTTTAATAATTCTATAGAAGGTAACACTGGATGGATCTTTTGAAATATCTATGCTGATAAAGATGCAAAAAAATGCTTAATACTGCATGGTACCTCGTAGTCTTGCATGTCACTTATCATGTTCACGGCCCTTTTTTATTTGTCccatctctctcttttcccttccATGTTAAATTCTTAGTGCTATCTGATGTACAGTCCTTGGGCATAATCAGTTCAATTGTGGATTTCTCCATATTATGCTGCAAATATTCCCCTGTTTTAAACTGATATATGTGAAATGAAAAACTGTGATATTTCAGTCATTGTCATAATGTTGTCTGGTCACCTTTATTGATTCAAGAGAAAATTTGCTAATTCATGATGTGTTTAATTTCCCCAGTTTATAAATGTTAGTTGATACGCTGGATTATGTTCTAAATTAGAATGTATGTTAACAATTTTAACACCAATGAGGAGAATAATGGGTTGTTAAGCAATTCCTGTAAGTGCAAagactgcatctgccatgtatttgcccttTCACAAATTCAATGCAAAAGGAAACCCATTGCTGCTCATTTTCTCATCTTCACAACTAATCAGGCTGATTGGTCTTCCTCATCCATATCTTAAATTATTTACCAAAGAAGGTTCTATGGTTTCCCTCTTTATGAGGGCAACCTGATTCCTAAAATGGTGAaggtttttttacctgtactaaattGAGAAGTCTGCTCTACTCATTGATCCTCATATATAAGAAATCCCTGTTGTCATCACTAAATTTACCTGTTGCCTGCTTATTATGTATCCCTTTGTGTGTCTGGATCCAATTTAGTTTTAAGTGATATTTCAGCTTTGCTTTCTTCATGAACTTATCTGTTGCAAGCCTCTAGGTGAGTTGCTGCGTACCATACTCGAAAGACAAAAAACAAATTGTGAAAGGtggaaaaataaatttacaaaatatttcacattcttATAATGATGACCCACAAAATCTAAATTCAGACCaaggatttaaaattaaatattactcAGGCAAATGTTGCTTCCATTAAAAACTATCTTACATTAAGATTGCAAAACTCTTCAGAAGCAACTGTTAAGTACTTTGGCACACTTTCAATTTCCGACAGTAGGACAAATTCCATTTGGCATTCGCTAC
This genomic interval from Pristis pectinata isolate sPriPec2 chromosome 5, sPriPec2.1.pri, whole genome shotgun sequence contains the following:
- the LOC127570541 gene encoding uncharacterized protein LOC127570541, whose translation is MRNNDCVCHCNPHMEIDEHEKEYIHWKKNKAKELKSPRMRSRSMSRLKEESKEEISLRKVERHFGGRVSRSTYLSSRRRADASVSVLCSGLSVPSRANQDSENNQDSENNQDSENNQDSENNQDSENNQDSENNQDSENNQDSENNQDSENNQDSENNQLRSAILNLVFGSVLKIDSWIISRLIV